One region of Seriola aureovittata isolate HTS-2021-v1 ecotype China chromosome 15, ASM2101889v1, whole genome shotgun sequence genomic DNA includes:
- the pou4f3 gene encoding POU domain, class 4, transcription factor 3 — translation MPGGAADVNSSVWCRRVEELCSCPLPGFHVRGHTACEVLAGRRMMTMNGKQHFSVHPALHEPKYPGLHSGSEGMRRVCLPAPQLQGNIFGGFDESLLARAEALAAADSIVSHGKSHPFKPDVTYHTMSSVPCTSASSSSSTTVPISHVPSTIASHHHHHHLGQTLEAGDLLDHLSTSLAVTGMGAPEPPGMTTAAHHHQHPHHHLQTMGQLHQAMATMAHPHSLSVHGGMACVNDVESDPRELEAFAERFKQRRIKLGVTQADVGSALANLKIPGVGSLSQSTICRFESLTLSHNNMIALKPVLQAWLEEAEAAYREKSSKPDLFNGNERKRKRTSIAAPEKRSLEAYFAIQPRPSSEKIAAIAEKLDLKKNVVRVWFCNQRQKQKRMKYSAVH, via the exons aTGCCGGGAGGCGCTGCCGATGTTAACAGCTCAGTCTGGTGTAGGAGAGTAGAGGAGCTCTGTAGCTGTCCGCTCCCCGGCTTTCATGTCAGGGGCCACACTGCTTGCGAGGTGCTTGcagggaggaggatgatgacCATGAACGGCAAGCAGCATTTCTCCGTGCACCCGGCTCTGCACGAGCCCAAGTATCCCGGCCTGCACTCAGGCTCGGAGGGCATGCGCAGAGTCTGTCTGCCCGCCCCGCAG CTGCAGGGCAATATATTCGGAGGCTTTGATGAGAGCCTGCTGGCACGGGCAGAGGCTCTGGCGGCTGCTGACAGCATTGTCTCTCACGGCAAGAGTCACCCGTTCAAACCAGACGTGACTTACCATACCATGAGCAGTGTCCCCTGCACCtcagcctcctcttcttcctccaccacCGTGCCCATCTCCCACGTCCCCTCCACCATCGCctcccaccaccatcaccaccacctcgGACAGACCCTGGAGGCCGGGGACCTCCTGGACCACCTCTCCACCAGCCTGGCCGTGACCGGGATGGGTGCTCCGGAGCCTCCAGGGATGACCACGGCggcacaccaccaccagcaccctcaccaccacctgcaGACCATGGGGCAGCTGCACCAGGCGATGGCAACCATGGCCCACCCTCATTCCCTTTCAGTGCACGGCGGCATGGCGTGCGTCAACGACGTGGAGTCGGATCCCAGGGAGCTGGAAGCCTTCGCCGAGCGGTTCAAGCAGAGGCGGATCAAACTCGGGGTGACCCAGGCGGACGTCGGGTCAGCGCTGGCCAACCTCAAGATCCCCGGAGTGGGGTCCTTGAGCCAGAGCACCATCTGCAGGTTCGAGTCTCTCACCTTGTCCCACAACAACATGATCGCTCTCAAGCCGGTTCTCCAGGCCTGGCTTGAGGAAGCCGAGGCTGCGTACCGGGAGAAAAGCAGCAAGCCGGACCTTTTCAACGGGAACGAGAGGAAAAGAAAGCGCACCTCCATCGCCGCGCCGGAGAAGCGCTCTTTGGAGGCGTACTTTGCCATCCAGCCCCGGCCCTCCTCGGAAAAAATTGCGGCCATCGCCGAAAAGCTGGACCTGAAAAAGAATGTGGTTCGAGTGTGGTTTTGCAACCAGCGGCAAAAACAGAAACGAATGAAATACTCTGCGGTGCACTGA